Proteins encoded within one genomic window of Panicum virgatum strain AP13 chromosome 1N, P.virgatum_v5, whole genome shotgun sequence:
- the LOC120654785 gene encoding VQ motif-containing protein 22-like produces the protein MGDTGANMAHWAGLYCGGNGTPAATEATVVTAAAAGTVSSPTSGGSIGSPTRAQPGVEGGRVAKPARRRSRASRRAPVTLLNTDTSNFRAMVQQFTGIPPGPYGPAGGAAGGPVISFGSGGDYGGGAALVRPSPTSAVMSFDHLAAASQQQQPHHRPASLQGQLFRPQQQYADVGYGMHGGGGDMPPPFLHGFESSAEDRLLLQSIQAAQMMPTRPSSTTSNSHGYNFG, from the coding sequence ATGGGTGACACGGGCGCGAACATGGCCCACTGGGCCGGGCTCTACTGCGGCGGGAacggcacgccggcggcgacggaggcgacCGTGgtgacggccgcggcggcggggacggtgTCGAGCCCGACGTCCGGCGGGTCGATTGGCAGCCCGACCCGCGCGCAGCCGGGGGTGGAGGGCGGGCGGGTCGCGaagcccgcgcggcggcggtcccGCGCGTCCCGCCGCGCGCCCGTCACGCTGCTCAACACGGACACCTCCAACTTCCGCGCCATGGTGCAGCAGTTCACCGGCATCCCGCCCGGCCCCTACGGccctgccggcggcgcggccggcgggcccGTGATCAGCTTCGGCTCCGGCGGGgactacggcggcggcgccgcgctggtGCGCCCGTCGCCGACGTCGGCCGTCATGTCGTTCGACCacctggcggcggcgtcgcagcagcagcagccgcaccaCCGGCCCGCGTCGCTGCAAGGCCAGCTCTTCAGGCCGCAGCAGCAGTACGCCGACGTCGGCTACGGcatgcacggcggcggcggggacatgCCGCCGCCGTTCCTGCACGGGTTCGAGTCGTCGGCGGAGGaccggctgctgctgcagagTATCCAGGCGGCGCAGATGATGCCCACCCGCCCGTCCTCGACGACTAGCAACAGCCATGGCTACAACTTCGGCTGA
- the LOC120654786 gene encoding choline-phosphate cytidylyltransferase 2-like, which produces MYTSTGLPLRRARAPFPFPKAEASRPPPPPPPPHMAGDAKAEAARARPESSQEEEEDWKEAEGDVAEVDRAAPNGAGEGQVPTDRPIRVYADGIYDLFHFGHARSLEQAKKLFPNTYLLVGCCNDELTHKYKGRTVMTEDERYESLRHCKWVDEVIPDAPWVVSEEFLDKHNIDFVAHDSLPYADASGSGKDVYEHVKKLGKFKETQRTDGISTSDIIMRIVKDYNEYVMRNLARGYTRKDLGVSYVKEKRLRVNMGLKNLRDKVKQHQEKVGEKWSTVAKLQEEWVENADRWVAGFLEKFEEGCHSMGTAIKERIQERLKAQSRDFGSLLQYDSDDYEEEDEDEHFEDVHE; this is translated from the exons ATGTACACGTCTACCGGTCTCCCTCTTCGACGCGCTCGGGCCCCCTTTCCCTTCCCGAAGGCCGAAGCTTCTCgaccgcctccacctccacctcctcctcacaTGGCCGGCGACGCgaaggccgaggcggcgcgggcgaggccgGAGTCctcgcaggaggaggaggaggactggaAGGAGGCCGAGGGGGACGTCGCCGAGGTCGACCGCGCCGCCCCCAatggcgccggcgaggggcaGGTGCCCACGGACCGCCCGATCCGGGTCTACGCCGACGGCATCTACGACCTCTTCCACTTCGGCCACGCCCGGTCGCTCGAGCAGGCCAAGAAGCT GTTTCCAAACACATATCTTCTTGTCGGATGCTGCAATGATGAGTTGACGCACAAATACAAAGGAAGAACTGTAATGACTGAGGATGAGCGATATGAGTCACTTCGTCATTGCAA GTGGGTTGACGAAGTCATTCCTGATGCTCCATGGGTGGTGTCAGAAGAATTCTTGGATAAGCATAACATTGATTTTGTTGCTCATGATTCTCTGCC GTATGCTGATGCTAGTGGATCTGGTAAAGATGTTTATGAACAT GTAAAAAAACTTGGTAAGTTTAAGGAGACCCAGCGCACTGATGGAATATCAACATCGGATATTATAATGCGGATTGTTAAAGATTATAATGAGTATGTTATGCGGAATCTGGCCAGGGGCTACACTAGAAAGGATCTTGGTGTCAGCTATGTGAAG GAAAAACGTCTGCGAGTTAACATGGGATTGAAAAACCTGCGTGACAAAGTAAAGCAACACCAAGAAAAAGTGGGAGAGAAG TGGAGCACAGTTGCAAAACTCCAGGAAGAGTGGGTGGAAAATGCAGACCGCTGGGTTGCTGGCTTCCTAGAGAAGTTTGAGGAAGGTTGCCACTCAATG GGAACCGCCATCAAGGAGAGGATCCAGGAGAGGCTCAAGGCACAATCCAGGGACTTCGGTAGCCTTTTACAGTACGACAGCGACGAttatgaggaagaagatgaggatgaaCACTTCGAAGATGTCCATGAATAG
- the LOC120654787 gene encoding haloacid dehalogenase-like hydrolase domain-containing protein 3: MHSGHHLHSPPSMSPSLLSKLRLVTVDVTGTLIAYRGQLGDYYCMAAKSAGMPCPDYTRVHQGFKLAYAEMSRRHPCFGHAAAMPNAEWWKMCVRDSFAMAGYDYDDDTFERIFRRIYATFGSSAPYTVFPDARRFLRWLRGRGLVVGVVSNAECRYRDVVLPALGLNQGSEWDFGVFSGIVGFEKPDPRIYEAALEAAGGVAPGEALHIGDSLRKDYAPARSLGMHALLLDRFRTAEAESWRRSGAPVLPDLAAAREWLAGDVIREEAEPATAR; the protein is encoded by the exons ATGCATTCCGGCCATCATCTTCACAGTCCACCAAGCATGTCGCCGTCGCTGCTGTCGAAGCTGCGGTTGGTCACCGTCGACGTGACGGGCACCCTGATCGCCTACAGGGGCCAGCTCGGCGACTACTACTGCATGGCGGCCAAGTCCGCCGGGATGCCGTGCCCGGACTACACGCGCGTGCACCAGGGCTTCAAGCTCGCCTACGCCGAGATGAGCCGGCGGCACCCGTGCttcggccacgccgccgccatgcccaaCGCCGAGTGGTGGAAGATGTGCGTCAGGGACTCCTTCGCCATG GCCGGCTACGACTACGACGACGACACGTTCGAGCGGATATTCCGGCGCATCTACGCCACGTTCGGCTCCTCGGCGCCCTACACGGTGTTCCCGGACGCGCGGCGCTTCCTGAGGTGGCTGCGGGGCAGGGGgctcgtcgtcggcgtcgtcagcAACGCCGAGTGCCGGTACAGGGACGTCGTCCTGCCGGCGCTGGGGCTGAACCAG GGCTCGGAGTGGGACTTCGGGGTGTTCTCGGGCATCGTCGGCTTCGAGAAGCCCGACCCGAGGATCTAcgaggcggcgctggaggcggcCGGGGGCGTGGCGCCGGGGGAGGCGCTGCACATCGGCGACAGCCTGCGCAAGGACTACGCCCCCGCGCGGAGCCTCGGGATGCACGCGCTGCTGCTGGACCGGTTCAGGACCGCCGAGGCGGAGAGCTGGCGGCGGTCCGGCGCGCCGGTGCtcccggacctcgccgccgcgcgggagTGGCTCGCCGGGGATGTCATCAGGGAGGAAGCGGAGCCTGCAACGGCCAGGTGA
- the LOC120654788 gene encoding ribosomal RNA large subunit methyltransferase I isoform X1, which yields MLRLRACGGTVPASVPAVVWARLARRASSTAYGAATVAAASSASFGLEELAAERKGLAKVVLKKGKTQIFRDGSPMVYSGAVDRIIGRPPPKSGDVVLVADGTEKSIGWGLYNSVSVFCVRLMQLEEEARRDPTCALNMERLLEARISSAVDLRRSLGLPSANTNAYRLINSEGDRLSGLIVDIFADVAVIASSAAWVEKYREEIQILVSKVNGINHIRWRPSADILKEEGLDISEQMEHASSCSTVKVMENGIVYLVSLEGQKTGFYADQRENRHFISLLSKDQRVLDICCYSGGFALHAAKGGADNVIGIDSSGSALDLANENIILNELNPGRISFVKGDATAFMKGAISKNELWDLVILDPPKLAPRKKVLQSASGMYRSLNALAMQVVKPGGLLMTCSCSGAMTQSGMFLKTIQGAASMAGKKVTILRQAGAACDHPIDPAYPEGQYLSNYLLRVA from the exons ATGCTGCGCCTTCGCGCTTGCGGCGGCACGGTGCCGGCGTCGGTGCCCGCGGTCGTCTGGGCGCGCCTGGCGCGGCGCGCCTCCTCCACAGCCTACGgggccgccaccgtcgccgctgCTTCCTCCGCTTCGTTCGGCCTGGAAGAGCTCGCCGCAGAGCGCAAAG GTTTGGCAAAAGTAGTATTAAAGAAGGGCAAGACCCAAATATTCCGTGATGGGAGCCCAATGGTGTATAGTGGTGCCGTTGATAGAATAATCGGTCGACCTCCTCCGAAATCTGGTGATGTTGTTCTGGTAGCTGATGGGACAGAGAAATCTATTGGATGGGGTCTCTATAACTCGGTGTCCGTGTTTTGCGTCAGGCTGATGCAGCTGGAAGAAGAGGCAAGAAG AGATCCCACTTGTGCACTTAATATGGAAAGACTGCTCGAAGCAAGGATTTCATCTGCTGTGGATTTACGGCGAAGTTTGGGTCTCCCTTCAGCTAACACAAATGCTTATCGCCTTATCAACAGTGAAGGGGACAG ATTATCTGGTCTAATAGTGGATATCTTTGCTGACGTTGCCGTGATTGCTTCATCTGCTGCTTGGGTTGAGAAATATAGGGAAGAAATCCAGATTCTTGTTAGCAAAGTTAATGGCATCAACCATATAAGGTGGAGGCCATCAGCAGATATTTTGAAAGAGGAAGGATTGGATATATCAGAACAAATGGAGCATGCTTCTTCATGCTCAACTGTGAAG GTCATGGAGAATGGCATTGTATACTTAGTCTCATTAGAGGGTCAGAAGACAGGATTTTATGCAGATCAACGGGAGAACCGCCATTTTATATCATTGCTCTCAAAGGATCAAAGGGTCCTTGACATTTGCTGCTACAGTGGTGGTTTTGCTCTACATGCAGCCAAGGGTGGTGCTGATAATGTCATTG GCATTGATTCATCAGGATCAGCACTAGACCTTGCCAATGAGAATATCATTCTCAATGAGTTAAATCCTGGAAGGATCTCATTTGTAAAAGGAGATGCAACTGCATTCATGAAAGGAGCTATCTCGAAAAATGAATTGTGGGATTTGGTAATCCTTGACCCTCCAAAGCTGGCACCTCGAAAGAAG GTGCTACAAAGTGCATCCGGTATGTATAGAAGCTTGAATGCTCTTGCAATGCAAGTAGTGAAGCCAGGGGGATTACTCATGACCTGCTCTTGTTCTGGAGCTATGACTCAAAGTGGCATGTTCCTTAAAACCATTCAG GGTGCTGCATCAATGGCCGGCAAAAAGGTGACAATCTTACGCCAAGCTGGGGCAGCTTGTGATCATCCCATTGACCCTGCATACCCTGAGGGCCAGTATCTCAGCAATTACTTGCTACGAGTGGCATGA
- the LOC120654788 gene encoding ribosomal RNA large subunit methyltransferase I isoform X3 — MARRRWQGLAKVVLKKGKTQIFRDGSPMVYSGAVDRIIGRPPPKSGDVVLVADGTEKSIGWGLYNSVSVFCVRLMQLEEEARRDPTCALNMERLLEARISSAVDLRRSLGLPSANTNAYRLINSEGDRLSGLIVDIFADVAVIASSAAWVEKYREEIQILVSKVNGINHIRWRPSADILKEEGLDISEQMEHASSCSTVKVMENGIVYLVSLEGQKTGFYADQRENRHFISLLSKDQRVLDICCYSGGFALHAAKGGADNVIGIDSSGSALDLANENIILNELNPGRISFVKGDATAFMKGAISKNELWDLVILDPPKLAPRKKVLQSASGMYRSLNALAMQVVKPGGLLMTCSCSGAMTQSGMFLKTIQGAASMAGKKVTILRQAGAACDHPIDPAYPEGQYLSNYLLRVA; from the exons ATGGCAAGACGAAGATGGCAAG GTTTGGCAAAAGTAGTATTAAAGAAGGGCAAGACCCAAATATTCCGTGATGGGAGCCCAATGGTGTATAGTGGTGCCGTTGATAGAATAATCGGTCGACCTCCTCCGAAATCTGGTGATGTTGTTCTGGTAGCTGATGGGACAGAGAAATCTATTGGATGGGGTCTCTATAACTCGGTGTCCGTGTTTTGCGTCAGGCTGATGCAGCTGGAAGAAGAGGCAAGAAG AGATCCCACTTGTGCACTTAATATGGAAAGACTGCTCGAAGCAAGGATTTCATCTGCTGTGGATTTACGGCGAAGTTTGGGTCTCCCTTCAGCTAACACAAATGCTTATCGCCTTATCAACAGTGAAGGGGACAG ATTATCTGGTCTAATAGTGGATATCTTTGCTGACGTTGCCGTGATTGCTTCATCTGCTGCTTGGGTTGAGAAATATAGGGAAGAAATCCAGATTCTTGTTAGCAAAGTTAATGGCATCAACCATATAAGGTGGAGGCCATCAGCAGATATTTTGAAAGAGGAAGGATTGGATATATCAGAACAAATGGAGCATGCTTCTTCATGCTCAACTGTGAAG GTCATGGAGAATGGCATTGTATACTTAGTCTCATTAGAGGGTCAGAAGACAGGATTTTATGCAGATCAACGGGAGAACCGCCATTTTATATCATTGCTCTCAAAGGATCAAAGGGTCCTTGACATTTGCTGCTACAGTGGTGGTTTTGCTCTACATGCAGCCAAGGGTGGTGCTGATAATGTCATTG GCATTGATTCATCAGGATCAGCACTAGACCTTGCCAATGAGAATATCATTCTCAATGAGTTAAATCCTGGAAGGATCTCATTTGTAAAAGGAGATGCAACTGCATTCATGAAAGGAGCTATCTCGAAAAATGAATTGTGGGATTTGGTAATCCTTGACCCTCCAAAGCTGGCACCTCGAAAGAAG GTGCTACAAAGTGCATCCGGTATGTATAGAAGCTTGAATGCTCTTGCAATGCAAGTAGTGAAGCCAGGGGGATTACTCATGACCTGCTCTTGTTCTGGAGCTATGACTCAAAGTGGCATGTTCCTTAAAACCATTCAG GGTGCTGCATCAATGGCCGGCAAAAAGGTGACAATCTTACGCCAAGCTGGGGCAGCTTGTGATCATCCCATTGACCCTGCATACCCTGAGGGCCAGTATCTCAGCAATTACTTGCTACGAGTGGCATGA
- the LOC120654788 gene encoding ribosomal RNA large subunit methyltransferase I isoform X2: MLTCQPSCLAKVVLKKGKTQIFRDGSPMVYSGAVDRIIGRPPPKSGDVVLVADGTEKSIGWGLYNSVSVFCVRLMQLEEEARRDPTCALNMERLLEARISSAVDLRRSLGLPSANTNAYRLINSEGDRLSGLIVDIFADVAVIASSAAWVEKYREEIQILVSKVNGINHIRWRPSADILKEEGLDISEQMEHASSCSTVKVMENGIVYLVSLEGQKTGFYADQRENRHFISLLSKDQRVLDICCYSGGFALHAAKGGADNVIGIDSSGSALDLANENIILNELNPGRISFVKGDATAFMKGAISKNELWDLVILDPPKLAPRKKVLQSASGMYRSLNALAMQVVKPGGLLMTCSCSGAMTQSGMFLKTIQGAASMAGKKVTILRQAGAACDHPIDPAYPEGQYLSNYLLRVA; this comes from the exons ATGTTAACATGCCAGCCAAGTT GTTTGGCAAAAGTAGTATTAAAGAAGGGCAAGACCCAAATATTCCGTGATGGGAGCCCAATGGTGTATAGTGGTGCCGTTGATAGAATAATCGGTCGACCTCCTCCGAAATCTGGTGATGTTGTTCTGGTAGCTGATGGGACAGAGAAATCTATTGGATGGGGTCTCTATAACTCGGTGTCCGTGTTTTGCGTCAGGCTGATGCAGCTGGAAGAAGAGGCAAGAAG AGATCCCACTTGTGCACTTAATATGGAAAGACTGCTCGAAGCAAGGATTTCATCTGCTGTGGATTTACGGCGAAGTTTGGGTCTCCCTTCAGCTAACACAAATGCTTATCGCCTTATCAACAGTGAAGGGGACAG ATTATCTGGTCTAATAGTGGATATCTTTGCTGACGTTGCCGTGATTGCTTCATCTGCTGCTTGGGTTGAGAAATATAGGGAAGAAATCCAGATTCTTGTTAGCAAAGTTAATGGCATCAACCATATAAGGTGGAGGCCATCAGCAGATATTTTGAAAGAGGAAGGATTGGATATATCAGAACAAATGGAGCATGCTTCTTCATGCTCAACTGTGAAG GTCATGGAGAATGGCATTGTATACTTAGTCTCATTAGAGGGTCAGAAGACAGGATTTTATGCAGATCAACGGGAGAACCGCCATTTTATATCATTGCTCTCAAAGGATCAAAGGGTCCTTGACATTTGCTGCTACAGTGGTGGTTTTGCTCTACATGCAGCCAAGGGTGGTGCTGATAATGTCATTG GCATTGATTCATCAGGATCAGCACTAGACCTTGCCAATGAGAATATCATTCTCAATGAGTTAAATCCTGGAAGGATCTCATTTGTAAAAGGAGATGCAACTGCATTCATGAAAGGAGCTATCTCGAAAAATGAATTGTGGGATTTGGTAATCCTTGACCCTCCAAAGCTGGCACCTCGAAAGAAG GTGCTACAAAGTGCATCCGGTATGTATAGAAGCTTGAATGCTCTTGCAATGCAAGTAGTGAAGCCAGGGGGATTACTCATGACCTGCTCTTGTTCTGGAGCTATGACTCAAAGTGGCATGTTCCTTAAAACCATTCAG GGTGCTGCATCAATGGCCGGCAAAAAGGTGACAATCTTACGCCAAGCTGGGGCAGCTTGTGATCATCCCATTGACCCTGCATACCCTGAGGGCCAGTATCTCAGCAATTACTTGCTACGAGTGGCATGA
- the LOC120654788 gene encoding ribosomal RNA large subunit methyltransferase I isoform X4, whose amino-acid sequence MLTCQPSLAKVVLKKGKTQIFRDGSPMVYSGAVDRIIGRPPPKSGDVVLVADGTEKSIGWGLYNSVSVFCVRLMQLEEEARRDPTCALNMERLLEARISSAVDLRRSLGLPSANTNAYRLINSEGDRLSGLIVDIFADVAVIASSAAWVEKYREEIQILVSKVNGINHIRWRPSADILKEEGLDISEQMEHASSCSTVKVMENGIVYLVSLEGQKTGFYADQRENRHFISLLSKDQRVLDICCYSGGFALHAAKGGADNVIGIDSSGSALDLANENIILNELNPGRISFVKGDATAFMKGAISKNELWDLVILDPPKLAPRKKVLQSASGMYRSLNALAMQVVKPGGLLMTCSCSGAMTQSGMFLKTIQGAASMAGKKVTILRQAGAACDHPIDPAYPEGQYLSNYLLRVA is encoded by the exons ATGTTAACATGCCAGCCAA GTTTGGCAAAAGTAGTATTAAAGAAGGGCAAGACCCAAATATTCCGTGATGGGAGCCCAATGGTGTATAGTGGTGCCGTTGATAGAATAATCGGTCGACCTCCTCCGAAATCTGGTGATGTTGTTCTGGTAGCTGATGGGACAGAGAAATCTATTGGATGGGGTCTCTATAACTCGGTGTCCGTGTTTTGCGTCAGGCTGATGCAGCTGGAAGAAGAGGCAAGAAG AGATCCCACTTGTGCACTTAATATGGAAAGACTGCTCGAAGCAAGGATTTCATCTGCTGTGGATTTACGGCGAAGTTTGGGTCTCCCTTCAGCTAACACAAATGCTTATCGCCTTATCAACAGTGAAGGGGACAG ATTATCTGGTCTAATAGTGGATATCTTTGCTGACGTTGCCGTGATTGCTTCATCTGCTGCTTGGGTTGAGAAATATAGGGAAGAAATCCAGATTCTTGTTAGCAAAGTTAATGGCATCAACCATATAAGGTGGAGGCCATCAGCAGATATTTTGAAAGAGGAAGGATTGGATATATCAGAACAAATGGAGCATGCTTCTTCATGCTCAACTGTGAAG GTCATGGAGAATGGCATTGTATACTTAGTCTCATTAGAGGGTCAGAAGACAGGATTTTATGCAGATCAACGGGAGAACCGCCATTTTATATCATTGCTCTCAAAGGATCAAAGGGTCCTTGACATTTGCTGCTACAGTGGTGGTTTTGCTCTACATGCAGCCAAGGGTGGTGCTGATAATGTCATTG GCATTGATTCATCAGGATCAGCACTAGACCTTGCCAATGAGAATATCATTCTCAATGAGTTAAATCCTGGAAGGATCTCATTTGTAAAAGGAGATGCAACTGCATTCATGAAAGGAGCTATCTCGAAAAATGAATTGTGGGATTTGGTAATCCTTGACCCTCCAAAGCTGGCACCTCGAAAGAAG GTGCTACAAAGTGCATCCGGTATGTATAGAAGCTTGAATGCTCTTGCAATGCAAGTAGTGAAGCCAGGGGGATTACTCATGACCTGCTCTTGTTCTGGAGCTATGACTCAAAGTGGCATGTTCCTTAAAACCATTCAG GGTGCTGCATCAATGGCCGGCAAAAAGGTGACAATCTTACGCCAAGCTGGGGCAGCTTGTGATCATCCCATTGACCCTGCATACCCTGAGGGCCAGTATCTCAGCAATTACTTGCTACGAGTGGCATGA
- the LOC120654788 gene encoding ribosomal RNA large subunit methyltransferase I isoform X5, which produces MVYSGAVDRIIGRPPPKSGDVVLVADGTEKSIGWGLYNSVSVFCVRLMQLEEEARRDPTCALNMERLLEARISSAVDLRRSLGLPSANTNAYRLINSEGDRLSGLIVDIFADVAVIASSAAWVEKYREEIQILVSKVNGINHIRWRPSADILKEEGLDISEQMEHASSCSTVKVMENGIVYLVSLEGQKTGFYADQRENRHFISLLSKDQRVLDICCYSGGFALHAAKGGADNVIGIDSSGSALDLANENIILNELNPGRISFVKGDATAFMKGAISKNELWDLVILDPPKLAPRKKVLQSASGMYRSLNALAMQVVKPGGLLMTCSCSGAMTQSGMFLKTIQGAASMAGKKVTILRQAGAACDHPIDPAYPEGQYLSNYLLRVA; this is translated from the exons ATGGTGTATAGTGGTGCCGTTGATAGAATAATCGGTCGACCTCCTCCGAAATCTGGTGATGTTGTTCTGGTAGCTGATGGGACAGAGAAATCTATTGGATGGGGTCTCTATAACTCGGTGTCCGTGTTTTGCGTCAGGCTGATGCAGCTGGAAGAAGAGGCAAGAAG AGATCCCACTTGTGCACTTAATATGGAAAGACTGCTCGAAGCAAGGATTTCATCTGCTGTGGATTTACGGCGAAGTTTGGGTCTCCCTTCAGCTAACACAAATGCTTATCGCCTTATCAACAGTGAAGGGGACAG ATTATCTGGTCTAATAGTGGATATCTTTGCTGACGTTGCCGTGATTGCTTCATCTGCTGCTTGGGTTGAGAAATATAGGGAAGAAATCCAGATTCTTGTTAGCAAAGTTAATGGCATCAACCATATAAGGTGGAGGCCATCAGCAGATATTTTGAAAGAGGAAGGATTGGATATATCAGAACAAATGGAGCATGCTTCTTCATGCTCAACTGTGAAG GTCATGGAGAATGGCATTGTATACTTAGTCTCATTAGAGGGTCAGAAGACAGGATTTTATGCAGATCAACGGGAGAACCGCCATTTTATATCATTGCTCTCAAAGGATCAAAGGGTCCTTGACATTTGCTGCTACAGTGGTGGTTTTGCTCTACATGCAGCCAAGGGTGGTGCTGATAATGTCATTG GCATTGATTCATCAGGATCAGCACTAGACCTTGCCAATGAGAATATCATTCTCAATGAGTTAAATCCTGGAAGGATCTCATTTGTAAAAGGAGATGCAACTGCATTCATGAAAGGAGCTATCTCGAAAAATGAATTGTGGGATTTGGTAATCCTTGACCCTCCAAAGCTGGCACCTCGAAAGAAG GTGCTACAAAGTGCATCCGGTATGTATAGAAGCTTGAATGCTCTTGCAATGCAAGTAGTGAAGCCAGGGGGATTACTCATGACCTGCTCTTGTTCTGGAGCTATGACTCAAAGTGGCATGTTCCTTAAAACCATTCAG GGTGCTGCATCAATGGCCGGCAAAAAGGTGACAATCTTACGCCAAGCTGGGGCAGCTTGTGATCATCCCATTGACCCTGCATACCCTGAGGGCCAGTATCTCAGCAATTACTTGCTACGAGTGGCATGA
- the LOC120654789 gene encoding ALA-interacting subunit 3-like produces MDTHAAGSSSGGSGDGGAAPRRNSRKPKYSKFTQQELPACKPILTPKWVISVFVLVGVIFVPIGVASLRASRQVVEIVDRYDDACVPTNVTDKLAYIRDKTIPKACTRNLTITKEMKQPIFVYYQLDNFYQNHRRYVKSRNDEQLRDKGKATKTDNCDPEATIDGKPIVPCGLIAWSLFNDTYDLARNNENLPVDKKDISWKSDREHKFGSDVFPTNFQKGPLQGGKILNSTMPLSEQEDLIVWMRTAALPTFRKLYGRIYVDLKVNDTITVHLENNYNTYSFGGKKKLVLSTTTWLGGKNDFLGLAYLTVGGLCFFLAFAFTLLYLIKPRKLGDNNYLSWNRPPVGR; encoded by the exons CGGatccggggacggcggcgcggcgcccagGAGGAACTCCAGGAAGCCCAAGT ACTCCAAGTTTACGCAGCAGGAGCTCCCAGCTTGCAAGCCAATTCTTACTCCAAAATGG GTTATTTCAGTATTCGTTCTTGTTGGTGTGATTTTTGTACCAATTGGTGTTGCTTCGCTGCGAGCTTCAAGACAA GTTGTTGAGATTGTTGATCGGTATGATGATGCATGTGTTCCCACTAATGTGACTGACAAGCTTGCTTACATCCGGGACAAAACTATACCAAAAGCCTGCACAAGGAACCTGACG ATTACAAAGGAGATGAAGCAGCCGATATTTGTTTATTACCAGCTGGATAACTTCTACCAGAATCATAGGAG GTATGTCAAGAGTCGCAATGATGAACAGCTAAGAGATAAAGGTAAGGCAACCAAGACTGACAATTGCGATCCTGAGGCCACAATAGATGGAAAGCCAATCGTGCCTTGTGGTCTTATTGCATGGAGCCTGTTCAATGATACATATGACCTTGCCCGCAACAATGAAAACTTGCCTGTGGACAAGAAAGACATATCTTGGAAAAGTGACAGAGAACACAAATTTGGGAGTGATGTCTTCCCAACAAACTTCCAGAAAGGACCTCTTCAAGGTGGAAAAATACTTAATTCAACTATGCCG TTGAGTGAGCAAGAGGACCTTATCGTTTGGATGCGAACTGCAGCACTTCCTACATTCAGAAAGCTGTATGGTAGGATATATGTTGATCTCAAGGTAAACGACACCATTACAGTCCATTTGGAGAACAATTACAACACCTATAGCtttggtggcaagaagaagttGGTGCTTTCTACCACAACCTGGCTTGGTGGAAAGAACGATTTTCTTGGCCTTGCATATCTGACTGTTGGTGGACTCTGCTTCTTCTTGGCATTTGCATTCACCTTGCTCTACTTAATAAAACCAAG GAAATTGGGAGATAACAATTACTTGTCATGGAACAGGCCCCCTGTAGGCCGCTGA